The genomic region ATTACCGCTCCTGAAGCTCCACCGAAACCACCCCAGTTATAGGTAATGTTCTCAGATTCGAAAGTTAAAGGTAGCTTTATTGGATCCAGAGTAGTTTGCTGGATATTATCGAAATAATAAGTTTCTCCATTTCCAGGGGCTCCGAAATTAAAGAACAGAACAATCTTAGCATAGTCTAAAGAAAGGTCTGCGGCACTCATATCGAAAGTAAGAGTTTCCCATTGGTTACTTACCGTAGTATTAACCGTAGACTCAACAAAAATATTTGCATCGTTTACATTCTCTATCTTGAAAATCACCGGAATTCCCGCTTGTGGAGACCATACATCTACACTGATATACCTCTGAGATGAAAAGTCAATATTCTGATCAAGGTTGATAGTTGTACCTGCCCAAACTTCTGAACCTACCGGTTTAGTATAAGCTGCAACTTTATCACTTGTATTAATTCCTGACGGATCTGGATTATCGATCACAGGATCTACTGCACCATCTGCACCACCAAAATTATAGAAAGAATAATTCTTAGTCGGTGATTCAAAATCGATCGGCAGGAATAATGGATCTCTGATCTCTACCGTCTGAGTTCGTTCTGCAGAGGCTGCACCTCCACTTAAAGCAACTACTCTCACATCGTAATCTCCTACACTTTCGTAAGTATGAGAAACCGTTTCTCCAATCATTAAAGGGGTAGGCTCTTCATCTTCCGCATCACCAAAATACACTTCGAACATGGCTGCGTACTGCGCAGCTGCCGAAACATTAATGGTATAATTATCATCTGCTGCTTTAGCAATGGTTACTTCAAGTCCTTCAGGCTCTCTGAAAGAAACCGTTAGGTCCTGAGTTCCTTCAGCACTTTCCCCGTTAAGGTTAGTCCCGGTAACTCCAACCTGGTAATCACCTTCAGCAAAGATATGATCTACAGATTCACCTGGTTTGATTCCGGTTGCCGGCTCTGAGCCATCCCCAAAATCTACCGCAAATGTATTGGCACTTTCACCCTTTGGGGTAACCGTTACCAAACCGCTATTATCCTGAGTGATCTTAAAGCTGGCACCAAGATTAGAAGGTGCCGCCAGGTCACTTAGGTCTACCATTTGGTCATCATCGCTTTCACATCCAAAAATCAGGACGCTTAAGGCAATGAAAAAGACATGTTTAAATAAGTTCTTCATAGTTCTTTTTTTTAGTATCCAGGATTTTGTTCCCAGTTTCCTTGAGAGAATTCAATCTCTTCAAGTGGTATTGGAAAAAGTTCGTTCTTATTAGGAGTAAATCCGTCTATCGCAGCTGCTGCTCTTCCGGTTCTAACCAGGTCGAAGAATCTATGACCTTCCCCAACTAGTTCCAGCCTTCTTTCAGCAAAGATCGCATCAGTAAGTGCTGCTCCAGTTACGTTTAGATCGTCTAATCCGGCACGATTGCGAACATCGTTAAGATATTCCAGTGCAAGCTGATCGTTGATCCCTCCTCTACTAAGTGCTTCCGCAGCCATTAACAATACATCGGCATATCTAATTGCACGGTAATTATTTGGCTGAGTTAAGTTGGCATCTCCAACGTTATCATTTTGTCTTGGAAGGTATTTACGGTTGAAATACCCCGTGTGTTTGTATCCTTCAACATAAGTGGCACCGGTCTCTTCAGCCCATGCTTCGATATCAAGAATAGAATAATCTCTTCTTATATCGTTTTCATCAAAAAGGTTATAAACTTCCTCTACAGGTACGTTAAAACTAAATCCTGACTCAAAAACAGGCCCGGTATAGTTTCTGATACCCTGAAATCCTACAGCAACGTTCCCTTCACTACACTGAAGACAATCAAATCCTGCTCCTTCTTCTCCAGTATATTGAACTTCGAAAACAGATTCCGGACTATTTTCTCCAACCTGCTCGAAAAGGTTAGTATACTCCTCATCTCCCACAGTTCCGTAAAGGTGATATTCACCACTGTCGATAAGATTTGTTAGCACATCTGCCGCCTGCTGAAATTTTTCCTGATATAGGTATGCTTTTCCTAATAAAGCCTGTGCAGAACCTTTGGTAGCTCTACCAACTTGAGGAGCTGTGTAATCAAGGTTGTCTATGGCAAACTGAAGATCTGATTCGATCTGGGCATAAACCTCGCTCACAGGAGCTCTAGGAATACTTTGCTCATCACCAAGCTGAAAACGCTGGTCTCCGTTCAACGGAATAGGACCAAACCATTTTACCAGTTCAAAAGTGAAATAAGCTCTAAGGAATCTCGCTTCAGCAATTATCCTGTCCTTACCTTCAAATTCGGTCTTATCCTTAAATTCAAGAATGTAGTTGGCTCTTTGAACACCAGCGAAATTCCAGTCCCAAACATCATCAAGATTATCGTTAACTTCGGTATGGGTCATTTCGTCTACCTGCTGCCAGCCAATTACGTCTGTAGCACTCTCACCACCACTTAGAGTGTTATCTGAAGCAATTTCTCCAAGGATAACATTCACATAAGTTGATTGCAAAATATCATAAGCTCCAATCAGGGCATTATAATATTCCTGTTCAGAATTAAAATAATTTTCTGAATCTATAACATACTCTTCGGTTTCATCTAGGAACTCTTCGGTACACCCTACTAGCATAACGAACCCCATGAAGAAGTATATCTTTTTTAATATTGAATTCTTTATATTCATATTACAATATTTTAGAAGTTAAGGTTTACACCAAACATATAAGTTCTTGGAACCGGGTAGAAACCGTAATCTATTCCTCCACCAATTGCTTCTCCTGTAGAAGCTGAAGGGTCAAATCCTTTATAGTCTGTAAACGTATATAAGTTGTTTCCTGCCACATATACTCTAAGTTTATCAATACCAACTCTATCTAAGAAGTCTGCTGGCAATGAATACCCAATTTGAGCATTTTGAATACGCACGTAAGAAGCGTCTTCTACGTAGAAGTCTGAAAATACTCCGTTTGAGGTTGCTGCAGTAGTTAATCTTGGAACCTCATTACTTGTTCCTTCTCCTCTCCAACGCTCAAGGTAATATGCGTGTCTGTTAACGTTTGGCTGATTTCTTTCATAGTTTCTAACCATTTCGTTACCTAAAGATGCATAGGTATAAGCAGTGAAGTCAAAGTTCTTAACTGTAAAATTAAGATTTAATCCCATTGTAAAATCAGGGATCGGATCTCCAATATTAGTACGGTCATCTGTATTGATCACCCCATCACCGTTAATATCTACGTATCTGATATCTCCTGGCTGAGCTGGAGCACCAAGTGCGTTTTGAGCAGGATGTGCATCTACTTCAGACTGATTCTGGAAGATTCCATCTGTTTTATATCCGTAGAAGTAACCAATTGGGAAACCTTCTTCCATTCTTGCAGGTTGAGGCTGTCCAACTCCAAAAGCACCTCCTGGTAAAAAGTCTGTTCCGTTAACTTCAGTCACCTCATTTTCAAGATAAGTAAAGTTGTAAGATACATTCAGACGAACATCATCAGAGAAATTCTCTTTGTAATTAATCGCAAATTCAGCACCCTGGTTTCTGGTAGTACCAGCGTTGATCGTTGGAGCTCCAGCTCCCGGAGCTGCACCACCAAAAATTCCTGAAACAGGGATTCCTGCAACCAGAAGATCTTTTCTTTCTTCTCTGAATATATCTGCGGTGATATCAATTTTGTTCTGAAGTAACCTAAGGTCAAGACCAATGTTGATCTTTTCTGCTTCTTCCCATCCAGAATCAGGATTAGCGATTCTACCAGGTGCAGTTCCATTTACCAACTGGCCATTTAGAACATAAGTTGCCTCTCCCGTAAGTGCAGAACGGTAGAACTCTGCACCACCTGCCTCATCGTTACCAAGAATACCATAACTACCTCTTAACTTCAGAAAGTTGAAGGTGTCTGAATCGAACCAGTTCTCTTCAGAGATGATCCAACCTGCAGTAGCTGATGGGAAATAACCTACACGGTTATCTGGATTAAATCTTGTAGAAGCATCCCTTCTTAGCATTCCCGATACCAGGTACTTCCCTTTGAAGTCATATTGAAGTCTACCAAAGAATGATAGTTTTCTAATGTCATATACGTAAGAGCTGTTGTTAAGCCCGTCATTAGTTCCTGTAGTAAGGCTGATATCTGCAAATTCATATGAATTATTTGGCACATCATACCCAGTAGCATACAAGCCATCACCCCACTGTCTAATAACAGTCATACCACCGGTAAAGGTTACGTGATGATCTTCATTGTATCTATCCTCATAAGTACCGAAAAGGTCATAAGTATAAGAATTATCGTTAATTCTATTTTGATTTACAGTACTTCTTGGGTTGTTGAAAACCTTCCCTGGACCATAAACGTCAGCTCCTATTTCAGGATTAAAGGTTTTTGAGTCACTCTTTGAAAGGTTATAACCGATTCTTGAAGTGAACACCAATTCCTCGATAGGTGTGAAATCAAGGCTAAAGTTTCCGTTTAGCTTGTCAAGGTTATAATCGTTATAAGTATTTTCTATTTGCGAAAGTGGGTTGATGATCTCATTCCCCAGTCTACCTGCAAGATCCTGGTCATTTACACCAAAAGTAGGAGCAAAGTTCAAAGCATTAAATAATACTGAACCAAGACCGTTTTCATTAATAGATTTTCTGGCAATGTTGGTATAGGTTGCATTCAACTGTACATCAAAATAGTCGTTGATATCCACACCTAAACTAACTCTGGCCGTATTACGTTTGAATCCGGATTTATCACCACCAACGATCCCTTCCTGATCCAAGTTAGAACCTCCTACAGAATAAGTAACTCTTTCGCCACCACCGGTAAGACTTAAATTATGGTTTGAAATAGGTGCCTGTTTGAAAACCGCACTCTGGAAATCTGTTCCTTCCCCTAGCCCGCTAACATTTGGATAAGGTATTTGCTGACCACCGTTAGCATAACTTTCATTTAAAAGCAATGCATATTCAGTTGCATTTAGAACAGGGATCTCTCTTGAAGCCTCCTGTATACCATAATATGTCTGGTAGGTAACTTTAGGAGCGGTATTCTTTTTACCTGTTTTGGTTGTTACCAAAACTACACCGTTCGCACCAGCCACACCATAAATAGCAGCCTGGGCATCCTTAAGGATCGAAATAGATTGAATATCATTTGGGTTCAAAGTATTAAGATCGCCCTGATATCCATCTATCAATACTAATGGGCCATTAACGCTGTTCGAAGCGATACCACGAATATTAATGTTAATATCTGCCCCAGGAGCACCAGATTGTGGAGTTACATTAACCCCGGCAGCAGTTCCCTGAAGTGCCTGCTCCACCTTTATAGGTTGAAGTTCGTCAAGAGTTTGATTGTCTACTACCGATACTGCACCGGTAACATCTTTCCTTTGCTGAGTACCATATCCAATT from Gramella sp. MT6 harbors:
- a CDS encoding RagB/SusD family nutrient uptake outer membrane protein codes for the protein MGFVMLVGCTEEFLDETEEYVIDSENYFNSEQEYYNALIGAYDILQSTYVNVILGEIASDNTLSGGESATDVIGWQQVDEMTHTEVNDNLDDVWDWNFAGVQRANYILEFKDKTEFEGKDRIIAEARFLRAYFTFELVKWFGPIPLNGDQRFQLGDEQSIPRAPVSEVYAQIESDLQFAIDNLDYTAPQVGRATKGSAQALLGKAYLYQEKFQQAADVLTNLIDSGEYHLYGTVGDEEYTNLFEQVGENSPESVFEVQYTGEEGAGFDCLQCSEGNVAVGFQGIRNYTGPVFESGFSFNVPVEEVYNLFDENDIRRDYSILDIEAWAEETGATYVEGYKHTGYFNRKYLPRQNDNVGDANLTQPNNYRAIRYADVLLMAAEALSRGGINDQLALEYLNDVRNRAGLDDLNVTGAALTDAIFAERRLELVGEGHRFFDLVRTGRAAAAIDGFTPNKNELFPIPLEEIEFSQGNWEQNPGY
- a CDS encoding TonB-dependent receptor, with translation MRKFTCLLIVFLSGFFGAYAQSFSVSGLVSDENNMPLLGVNVIVKGESRGTTTDFDGNYTIENVSPGDILQFSYVGFEAQEITVNDQRTINVVLQTDSEALEEVVVIGYGTQQRKDVTGAVSVVDNQTLDELQPIKVEQALQGTAAGVNVTPQSGAPGADININIRGIASNSVNGPLVLIDGYQGDLNTLNPNDIQSISILKDAQAAIYGVAGANGVVLVTTKTGKKNTAPKVTYQTYYGIQEASREIPVLNATEYALLLNESYANGGQQIPYPNVSGLGEGTDFQSAVFKQAPISNHNLSLTGGGERVTYSVGGSNLDQEGIVGGDKSGFKRNTARVSLGVDINDYFDVQLNATYTNIARKSINENGLGSVLFNALNFAPTFGVNDQDLAGRLGNEIINPLSQIENTYNDYNLDKLNGNFSLDFTPIEELVFTSRIGYNLSKSDSKTFNPEIGADVYGPGKVFNNPRSTVNQNRINDNSYTYDLFGTYEDRYNEDHHVTFTGGMTVIRQWGDGLYATGYDVPNNSYEFADISLTTGTNDGLNNSSYVYDIRKLSFFGRLQYDFKGKYLVSGMLRRDASTRFNPDNRVGYFPSATAGWIISEENWFDSDTFNFLKLRGSYGILGNDEAGGAEFYRSALTGEATYVLNGQLVNGTAPGRIANPDSGWEEAEKINIGLDLRLLQNKIDITADIFREERKDLLVAGIPVSGIFGGAAPGAGAPTINAGTTRNQGAEFAINYKENFSDDVRLNVSYNFTYLENEVTEVNGTDFLPGGAFGVGQPQPARMEEGFPIGYFYGYKTDGIFQNQSEVDAHPAQNALGAPAQPGDIRYVDINGDGVINTDDRTNIGDPIPDFTMGLNLNFTVKNFDFTAYTYASLGNEMVRNYERNQPNVNRHAYYLERWRGEGTSNEVPRLTTAATSNGVFSDFYVEDASYVRIQNAQIGYSLPADFLDRVGIDKLRVYVAGNNLYTFTDYKGFDPSASTGEAIGGGIDYGFYPVPRTYMFGVNLNF